The DNA sequence AGACCCTGCGCCCCCACGTGACTCGCTTCACACTGCCGGGGCCCTCGGAAGATGAGCTCCGTGCGCTGCTCTCGCAGTTGATCCGGGACCTGTCGGCGCGTCAGCACGTGGAGGTGGCCGTCACTCCTGCCGAGCTCACCCGTCTCCTGCGCCCTCTGGAGGGCCTCACGCTCCTGGAGGCGGAGAAGATCCTAACCAAGGCGATCGTCGAAGACGGTCGCCTCACCGTCGACGACATCCGTCACGTCATCGAGGCCAAGAAGCAGGTCATCGAACGCGAGGGGCTGCTCGAGTACTATCCGCTCGAGGAGACGCGGACCGAGATCGCCGATCTGGTGCGTTTGAAGGGCTGGTTGCGCAAGCGCAAAGCGGTTCTACAGGATCCCGCGGCAGCGGAGAAGTTCGGGCTGGCCTTTCCCCGCGGTATGCTGCTGCTGGGAGTGCCGGGCTGCGGCAAGAGCCTGTGCGCCAAAGCCGTGGCCACCGAGTGGCAGCTCCCTCTCCTCAAGCTCGACCCGTCCAATCTCTACAACAAGTACATCGGCGAGAGCGAGAAGAACTTCAAGCGGGCCATGGAAGCGGCCGAGCGCATGGCGCCGGTGGTGCTCTGGATCGACGAGCTGGAGAAGGCCTTCGCCGAAGGAGGGTCGGAAGACGGCGGCGTGTCGCAGCGGATCCTCGGAAGCTTCCTTTCCTGGATGCAGGAGCGCCGGGGCGAGGTGTTCGTGGTGGCCACTGCCAACCAGATCGCTCGGGTTCCTCCCGAGCTGCTCCGCAAGGGTCGCTTCGATGAGATCTTTTTCGTCGACCTGCCTCCTGCCGAGGTCCGCATCGAGATCTTCCGCATCCATCTCGCCCGGCGCGGACACGACCCTGCCGGTTTCGACCTTGCGGCCCTTGCCTCCGCCACCGATGGCTTCAGCGGCGCAGAGATCGAACAGGTCGTGGTCGCGGCCCTGTTCAGCGCCTTCTCTGCGCAGAAGCCCCTCACCCAGGCCACGCTGAACGCGGAGATCGAGGGAACGCTGCCGTTGGCCGTGACCATGAAGGAGCGCGTGGCGCAGATGCGCGCCTGGGCTCGAGAACGGGCGGTCCCGGCGAACTGACCCGGTAGAAGCCGTGGGCTTCGGGACCGTGCTCGGCGTCGCGCTGGACGAGCTCGACGTCCCCTACGTCGAGGTGCGGAATGTGGACACCGGGGTGCCGAACGGACCTCCCTGAGCGTCCAACAGCGGATCGGGCTCCAGCCCGTGCGCCATATCCTCCAACTCCCCGACCAGGCCGCGCTCCAGCAGCAGATCGAAGGCGTCGACCACGCGCGGATCGAAGTGGCGACCTCGCTTGGCGCGCACGCGCTCGACCGCCAGATCGTGCGGGAAAGCATCCTTGTAGGGGCGCTTGTGGGTCAGGGAGTCGTAGACGTCCGCCACGGCCACGATCCGCCCCACCAACGGGATGTCGTCCTCCCCCAACCCGGAATACCCCTCCCCGTCCCACCGTTCGTGATGGCTGTCGGCGATGCGGCGCGCCACCTCAAGAAGGGAATAGTGGCTCCCCGAGAGAATGCGGGCTCCGATCGTGGTGTGCCCCTTCATGACCTCGAATTCCTGCTCGGTCAGCGGCCCCGGCTTCATGAGGATGGAATCGGGAATCCCGATCTTGCCGACGTCGTGCAGCGGTGCAGCCCGCCGGATCAGTCGGACTTCCTCGCGATGCAGGCCCAGCTCCTGCGCAAGCAGCGCGGACAGCAGACCGACGCGCTCGGCATGCTGGCCCGTGATGTCGTCCCGGTATTCGGCTGCGATGGCCAGACGCCGCAGGATCTCGACCTGCGCTTCCGCGAGCTCGTGCGTCCTCTCCCGCACTTTCTCTTCCAACGTCTCGTTGTGCCGACGGAGCTCCCGGTGGAGGAAGCGCGTCTCCAGGAGGTTCTTGATGCGCAGCAGGACCTCGCCGGCCTCGAAGGGTTTGGTGAGGAAGTCCTTGGCGCCCATCTGCAGTGCCTTGCGCCGCGCTTCCGGATCGAGGTGTCCCGTGATGACCAGGATCGGGAGATAGGTGTTGTCCGGGATGTACGGAGCCAGGGCGGCCATGACATCGAAGCCGTCCAGGTGCGGCATCAACAGATCCAGCACGATCAGATCGGGCTCGAACCCCAGAAAGATGTCGAGCGCTTCGCGCGGGTCCTGAGTGGAGACCACTGCGTGGAATCCCGAGGCGCGGAGCAGCTGGTCCAGGACGCGCACATTGTCTTCCTCGTCGTCGACGAGGAGGATGCGAGCCTGGCGGAGCTGTTCGTTCCAGAGCGGAGAAGGAACCGGCTTCATCGTCCTCTGGTGCGTTGGGCGCGAATCCTTGGATGCGTCGGACGCGAGTGTCACTCCAAGGGGAGCTCGAGAGGTTCGTCGACGACCCGGATCAAATCCGGCGAATCCTCCTCGACACGGTTCACCCGGACGGACACCGGGTGTGCTTCGAGCCTGGCGCTGGCCCCCTGAACGACCGCTTCAAGCTCGCTCGACGAGGTGTTCTTGTCCAACCACACGCTTCGGAGCGGCTCCGGGACCAACACGGGGACCCGGTCGTGGATGTGGGCCAGCTCCGGCGGGGCGGCGCGGGTCAGGATCGCGAACGAAGGCGGAAGACCCTCGGGGGGCCGCTCCCAGATGCCCGCGAAGGTGAGGGGTCGGGCGCCATGGATCCAGTACGGTACCTTCCCACCGGGGCCCCGTCGCCATTCGTAGAACCCGGAGGCGGGCACCAGGCAGCGACGGTGGGCCAGCGCGTTCCGGAACGGCCAGCGGGAGGCTGCGGTCTCCGAGCGCGCGTTGATGTGCCGCGCACCGGCGCGGCGGCTGTCTTCCCCCGGAGGGATCAGTCCCCAGCGCGCCCAATCGAGCCGTGCCCCGGTGGCCGATCCGCGGGCAACCAGCGCCTCCTGCGTGGGGGCGATGTTGTAGCGGGGAAGGTAGCCTTCAGGCACCTCGGCGCCCTCGAAGAGCTCGCTCAACTCGTCGGCGGTCAGCGCGACCCCGTAGCGACCGCACATCAGTGACCCCGGGTCCGCCAGAAGGGCGGGCGCGTCACTCGGAAGGCCGTCGCTGGACCAGCAGGGCCGCGCCCTGCTCGCGCTCCCGGCGGTAGCCCAACAGGTGGAGCAATTCCAGGGCGTACCAGCGAGCCACCCGCCGATTGACGAGCAGGCGGTCGTCGTACCCCGCGACGCGGTGGATGCCCGGAAGCCAGTGCACGACCCTGTCGGTGTGCAGATGGCGCAGCCACTCGGAGATCTTCAGCCAGATGAAGCGGAACTCGCGGACGATGAAGAAGCCGTCGTCGCCCTGCGCCTGATACAGGGGCATGAGGATCCGGGCCGTGGCGGGGGAACGGACTTCCCCGCCGACGTCGTGCGCCAGCACCTGCCCCCGGTCCACCGGCTGGAAGCTCCGGAAGCCGGGCAACATGGTGAACTGGTCCGATGGAGCGACCGGGTGCCGGTAGCGGAACTCGAGGACGCGCGGAATCTCGCCCCGCTCGTCCTCCAGGCGCGCCTTTGCCGCTTCCGCCTCCGGAGCATCGGCAGCGTCGAGCAGACCGGCGGCCACCAGGGCCAGCCAGATGGCCCCCTCTGCCCGCTCGACCGCCAGCGGGTCCTGGTTCTGCCCGGTCTCGACCACCATGACTGTGTGGCCGAGGCCGTCGACCCAGTCCATCAACGTTCCCTCGACCCGCTCCTCCAGGCCCAACACGAGGGGGATCGGCAGGGTCAGCGCGAACGCGCGATTGCGGAGTGTATCGCAGGCCGTGCTGAACGGGGCGCCTTCGCCGGAGGTCGTGTGCAGATCGACCACGAACACCGGACCCCGGGCATCGTGGAAGGCCTCGTCCAGCTCCTTCAGCAGCTCGGACTGCTCCTGGTCCTCACCTCCTTCCAGGGCCGAGCTCGTGGTCCGCAGCATCTCGACGCGCTTCGAGCCCCAGGCACGGTTGAGGTCGCGGACCAGAAAGCGCCTCCCGACCCGCAAGGCCCGTCGGTTTCCGGCGATGGCCACCAGCTCCCCGCGCAGGCGGTCCTGGCGGCCCACCAGCGTGGCCACCACTCGCTGCAGCGCCAGCACGCCGGCGGGCTCGTTGCCGTGCAGACCGCCCACCGCCACCAGGCTGGGTCCCGGCCGTTCGCCTCGGACCCGCCCCAGGATGCGCTCGACCTCGATGCCGACCCGGTCGCTTTCCGCGACCGCCCCTGACGTGCTACCGGACATCCAACCCCACTCCTGAGCCGTTCAAGCCTTCTCCTTGAGAGTATCGGAAAGAAGCTGGTAGGCGATCGGCATGAAGTCACTCTCGGTGACGATTCCCACCAGCTTTCCGCCGCTGACCACCGGCAGGCACGAAAGGCGGCGTTCCCGCATCAGCTCGATCGCCTCCAGGGTAGGTGTCTGCGGGGTCACGGTCACCGGATCCCGCGCCATCACGTCCCGGACGGGAAGCGGATCCATGTTGGGGTTCTTGCCCTGGGCTACCATCCGCAACAGAGAGCGATAAGACACCACACCGACCAACTCGTTCGCGTCGTTCTCGACCAGGACATGCCGGATCACGTTCTTGTCCATGAGGAACGCCACCAGGTCGATCAGCTCGTCCTCGTTGACCGTGTACAGGGACGTGGTCATGTACTGTTCCACGGTCAGGTAGTTCGGCGCCCAATCGCCAGCCTCCTCGATGCGGGCCAGCGACCACTCGTGTACGGGCTTGCCCTCCCGTTGGCGGGCCGCCGAGGCGGCGGTAACCGCAGCCAACCGTTCCGACTGAGTCCCCTTCCCGGCCATGGAGGCCAGCGACGTCAGGGTCCAGGCCGCGCCAGTCGCCCGCCTCCGCACACGCTCCTCCACCACACCCAGATAGTAGTCGATGTCGCCTTCGTCGATTCCAGCGCTGGCCAGGCCGCGGCGAGCGAGCGGAATCAGCTCGTCCTCCAGAAGGCTCTGCGCCGAGATGGACGTGTCATCGAACCAGAAGAAGCCCGCCCGCATGCCCATACGCGCCGCCGCCAGGAAGTTGGCCCGCGCGATGTCGAACGAGAGGCGCTCGCGTACGTCACCGAACTCGGCCACCCCTCCGAGGACAGCGCCGATCCAGAGTGCCGCATTGGCAACTTCATCGACGACCGACGGACCCGCCGGGATGACCCGACACTCGATGCGAAGGTGAGGCTTCCCGCCTCCGACACCGTAGCAGGGTCGGTTCCATCGGTAGACCGTCCCATTGTGCAGCTGGAGCGCACGCAGCCGGGGCACCCCACCCCGGTCGAGCACCTCGAGCGGATCCTCCTCGATCTCAGTGGCGAGCAGGACCCGAAAATGTGCGATGTCGTCCTCGAACAGCTCGGTTACGCTTTCGCGAAGCCACCGCTCGCCGAAGCGAACACGGGGTTGCAGCTCCCGCATGTGCAGCGTCGTGGAACGGGTGTCGAGCGACTGTTGAAAGAGCGCGATCCGCGTCTCCGACCACAGGCGCTTCCCGAACAGCAACGGTGAATTGACGCAAGCGGCCAGCACCGGGCCCGTCACCGCTTGAGCCACGTTGTAGAAGGTGGCAAACTCCTCGGCTTCCACCTGCAAATGCACCTGCGCGCTGGTATTGCACGCCTCCAGCATGACGGAATCGTGCTCGATGTTGAGATCGTCGATGCCGATGATGCGCAGGCGATAGCTGCCGCCCCGCATCCGGTTCATCGCCTCGTTGAGCGCGTAGTAGCGCTCCTTCGGCGTCATGTTGTCGAGCGTAAGGTCGGACTTGCCCAGCGTTGGCAGAATGCCTGTCAGCACTGCGTCGCATCCCAACTCGGCCGCCGCGCGCCGCACCTCGGCCATGCGGGTGTCGATCTCGGTCTGGAGGTGCCTGAAGCACGCGCCGACCAGCTCGTGTGGATCCAGGTTGAATTCGAGGTTGAAGCGCGCGAGCTCCGTCACGAAGGCACCGTCGCCCAACCGGTCCAGCACCTCTATGGCTACCGGGGCCGGTCTCCAACCCCGGTTCACCAGGAAGAGCTCCT is a window from the Gemmatimonadota bacterium genome containing:
- a CDS encoding AAA family ATPase, whose product is MPLRDAAHELALLVKSRHPLLVLESADSDRIDTLLRHVADALQLPLFSWSRVRGLTRAGASGPVYGTEDVGAALGHMAASNVQALYHLPGLAPLVRGNAVLEARLEEAVQRARGPGSTLLITGVDVDLSETLRPHVTRFTLPGPSEDELRALLSQLIRDLSARQHVEVAVTPAELTRLLRPLEGLTLLEAEKILTKAIVEDGRLTVDDIRHVIEAKKQVIEREGLLEYYPLEETRTEIADLVRLKGWLRKRKAVLQDPAAAEKFGLAFPRGMLLLGVPGCGKSLCAKAVATEWQLPLLKLDPSNLYNKYIGESEKNFKRAMEAAERMAPVVLWIDELEKAFAEGGSEDGGVSQRILGSFLSWMQERRGEVFVVATANQIARVPPELLRKGRFDEIFFVDLPPAEVRIEIFRIHLARRGHDPAGFDLAALASATDGFSGAEIEQVVVAALFSAFSAQKPLTQATLNAEIEGTLPLAVTMKERVAQMRAWARERAVPAN
- a CDS encoding SOS response-associated peptidase; translation: MCGRYGVALTADELSELFEGAEVPEGYLPRYNIAPTQEALVARGSATGARLDWARWGLIPPGEDSRRAGARHINARSETAASRWPFRNALAHRRCLVPASGFYEWRRGPGGKVPYWIHGARPLTFAGIWERPPEGLPPSFAILTRAAPPELAHIHDRVPVLVPEPLRSVWLDKNTSSSELEAVVQGASARLEAHPVSVRVNRVEEDSPDLIRVVDEPLELPLE
- a CDS encoding glutamate-cysteine ligase family protein, which translates into the protein MGRHDVSAADGAGVRTFTRALLRDLQALERMLAEGLIESGVRRFGAEQELFLVNRGWRPAPVAIEVLDRLGDGAFVTELARFNLEFNLDPHELVGACFRHLQTEIDTRMAEVRRAAAELGCDAVLTGILPTLGKSDLTLDNMTPKERYYALNEAMNRMRGGSYRLRIIGIDDLNIEHDSVMLEACNTSAQVHLQVEAEEFATFYNVAQAVTGPVLAACVNSPLLFGKRLWSETRIALFQQSLDTRSTTLHMRELQPRVRFGERWLRESVTELFEDDIAHFRVLLATEIEEDPLEVLDRGGVPRLRALQLHNGTVYRWNRPCYGVGGGKPHLRIECRVIPAGPSVVDEVANAALWIGAVLGGVAEFGDVRERLSFDIARANFLAAARMGMRAGFFWFDDTSISAQSLLEDELIPLARRGLASAGIDEGDIDYYLGVVEERVRRRATGAAWTLTSLASMAGKGTQSERLAAVTAASAARQREGKPVHEWSLARIEEAGDWAPNYLTVEQYMTTSLYTVNEDELIDLVAFLMDKNVIRHVLVENDANELVGVVSYRSLLRMVAQGKNPNMDPLPVRDVMARDPVTVTPQTPTLEAIELMRERRLSCLPVVSGGKLVGIVTESDFMPIAYQLLSDTLKEKA
- a CDS encoding succinylglutamate desuccinylase/aspartoacylase family protein, with protein sequence MSGSTSGAVAESDRVGIEVERILGRVRGERPGPSLVAVGGLHGNEPAGVLALQRVVATLVGRQDRLRGELVAIAGNRRALRVGRRFLVRDLNRAWGSKRVEMLRTTSSALEGGEDQEQSELLKELDEAFHDARGPVFVVDLHTTSGEGAPFSTACDTLRNRAFALTLPIPLVLGLEERVEGTLMDWVDGLGHTVMVVETGQNQDPLAVERAEGAIWLALVAAGLLDAADAPEAEAAKARLEDERGEIPRVLEFRYRHPVAPSDQFTMLPGFRSFQPVDRGQVLAHDVGGEVRSPATARILMPLYQAQGDDGFFIVREFRFIWLKISEWLRHLHTDRVVHWLPGIHRVAGYDDRLLVNRRVARWYALELLHLLGYRREREQGAALLVQRRPSE
- a CDS encoding response regulator; protein product: MKPVPSPLWNEQLRQARILLVDDEEDNVRVLDQLLRASGFHAVVSTQDPREALDIFLGFEPDLIVLDLLMPHLDGFDVMAALAPYIPDNTYLPILVITGHLDPEARRKALQMGAKDFLTKPFEAGEVLLRIKNLLETRFLHRELRRHNETLEEKVRERTHELAEAQVEILRRLAIAAEYRDDITGQHAERVGLLSALLAQELGLHREEVRLIRRAAPLHDVGKIGIPDSILMKPGPLTEQEFEVMKGHTTIGARILSGSHYSLLEVARRIADSHHERWDGEGYSGLGEDDIPLVGRIVAVADVYDSLTHKRPYKDAFPHDLAVERVRAKRGRHFDPRVVDAFDLLLERGLVGELEDMAHGLEPDPLLDAQGGPFGTPVSTFRTST